The following coding sequences are from one Xiphias gladius isolate SHS-SW01 ecotype Sanya breed wild chromosome 14, ASM1685928v1, whole genome shotgun sequence window:
- the LOC120798539 gene encoding 5-beta-cholestane-3-alpha,7-alpha-diol 12-alpha-hydroxylase-like, with protein sequence MGLLLPVFLGFLAALIGGLYLLGVFRKQRPGEPPLDKGLIPWLGHVLEFRGNTFKFLERMKQKHGDVFTVQLGGFYITFLQDPLSFGAFVKESREKLDFNKFAKQLVHRVFGYLAIKDDHHTLQIFSNKHLKGDGLEVMTQAMMSNLQNLMLYNIDPAANQSMWIEDGLFMYSYNILFRAGYLSLYGNVPHKSEESEEKAKEKDRVESEALFYKFRKYDQLFPDLAYGILLPGERLEAKRLMEFFWNALSVQKMKAKDNISRWVWDIQLTKEEMGMKESMINKYMFVLLWASQGNTGPSAFWLLLFLMKHPEAMTAVREEVNKVLKESGQEVRRGGPLVNLTREMLMRTPILDSAIEETLRLTAAPLLTRAVVQDMTLKMADGREYFIRQGDRMAMFPYTAVHIDPEIHPDPHSFKYDRFLNPDGSKKTDFYKAGKKVKYYNMPWGAGVSMCPGRFFATNELKQFAFLMLVYFEFELQNPDEKIPEIDIRRWGFGSMQPDRDVWFRYRVRF encoded by the coding sequence ATGGGACTGCTGCTGCCAGTTTTTCTAGGCTTCCTTGCTGCTCTGATTGGTGGGCTGTACCTTCTCGGGGTTTTTCGAAAACAGCGTCCGGGAGAACCCCCTTTGGATAAGGGCCTCATACCTTGGCTGGGTCATGTCTTAGAGTTTCGGggtaacacatttaaattcctTGAGAGGATGAAGCAAAAGCACGGTGATGTATTCACAGTACAGTTGGGAGGGTTTTATATTACATTCCTTCAGGATCCTCTATCGTTTGGGGCATTTGTTAAGGAGAGTCGAGAAAAACTAGACTTTAACAAATTTGCTAAGCAGCTGGTGCACAGAGTGTTTGGTTACTTAGCTATCAAGGATGACCACCACACTCTCCAGATTTTCAGCAACAAGCATCTTAAGGGGGATGGCCTGGAAGTAATGACACAAGCTATGATGAGTAATTTGCAGAACCTGATGCTGTACAACATCGACCCAGCTGCCAACCAGAGCATGTGGATAGAAGATGGACTGTTTATGTACAGCTACAATATTCTTTTTAGGGCTGGCTACTTATCTCTGTATGGCAATGTGCCACACAAGTCAGAAGAAAGTGAGGAGAAAgccaaagagaaagacagagttgAATCGGAAGCCTTATTTTACAAGTTCCGTAAATACGACCAACTCTTCCCCGATCTCGCTTACGGGATCCTCCTCCCGGGAGAAAGGCTGGAAGCAAAGAGGCTAATGGAATTCTTCTGGAATGCCCTGTCTGTGCAGAAGATGAAGGCCAAGGACAACATTAGTCGCTGGGTGTGGGACATTCAGCTGACCAAAGAGGAGATGGGTATGAAGGAATCAATGATAAACAAGTACATGTTTGTGCTTCTTTGGGCCTCTCAGGGGAACACGGGGCCCTCTGCATTCTggctgctcctcttcctcatgAAACATCCAGAAGCCATGACAGCAGTGAGGGAAGAGGTAAATAAGGTTCTGAAGGAATCAGGGCAGGAAGTCCGACGTGGGGGCCCTTTAGTCAACCTCACCCGTGAAATGCTGATGAGAACACCCATCCTGGACAGTGCCATAGAAGAGACCCTCCGACTCACTGCTGCACCCCTCCTCACCAGAGCTGTGGTTCAGGATATGACCCTCAAGATGGCTGATGGCCGTGAATACTTCATTCGCCAGGGTGACAGAATGGCGATGTTTCCTTACACTGCTGTTCACATTGACCCAGAGATCCACCCTGACCCCCATTCATTCAAGTATGACCGTTTTCTGAATCCAGACGGGAGCAAGAAAACCGATTTTTATAAAGCAGGGAAGAAAGTGAAGTATTACAACATGCCCTGGGGTGCTGGAGTCTCCATGTGTCCTGGGCGTTTCTTTGCCACcaatgagctgaaacagttTGCTTTCCTCATGTTGGTCTACTTTGAGTTTGAGCTGCAGAATCCTGATGAGAAGATACCTGAAATTGACATCAGGCGATGGGGCTTTGGATCCATGCAGCCCGACAGAGATGTTTGGTTTCGATACAGAGTCAGATTTTAA
- the higd1a gene encoding HIG1 domain family member 1A, mitochondrial, giving the protein MSAYDENESKFMRKARENPFVPVGLAGFFAIVGYRLMKMKSRGDTKMSVHLIHMRVAAQGFVVGAMTVGVLYSMYRDYIVKPREEQKAVQNK; this is encoded by the exons ATGTCTGCTTATGATGAGAACGAGTCCAAGTTCATGCGGAAAGCAAGGGAGAATCCATTCGTCCCAGTGG GACTGGCTGGATTCTTTGCCATTGTTGGGTACAgactgatgaaaatgaaaagtcgTGGAGACACAAAGATGTCGGTGCACCTGATCCACATGCGTGTGGCTGCCCAAGGCTTTGTGGTTGGAGCCATGACTGTTG gagTCCTGTATTCAATGTACAGAGATTACATTGTAAAACccagagaagaacagaaagcAGTGCAAAACAAGTGA